In the genome of bacterium, the window GGCATTTATCTAGTCAGCCGTAAGGAGCATTTTTTGGAGATAATTAAAATGCCGATGATTTACGCCGCTTTAGCGGGAATAGTGCTAAACCAGGCCAGGGTAGGTATTCCCCAGGCGTTTCTCCATGTTTCCCTGGGCCTCAAAGTAGTAGCTCTTCCGGCGATGGTAGCTCTTGTGGGGTACCAGCTGAACTTTATCGGGCTGCGACATCTTAAGCTGGTAAATATTGGCGTCATTCTACGGGTGGGTGGGGGATTTCTGGTAGCTCTAATCCTGGTTAAGCTTCTTGATTTTTCGGGTCCCGGGGCCTCCGTAGTTTTAGTATCTTCAGCAATGCCTTCGGCAGTGCTCACATATATTTTCGCAAAAAAGTATAAAGCAGATGCAGACTTTGCTGCAGGGATGATTCTGGTGGGCACTCTCCTGAGCCTTGTGACCATTCCCTTAATAATTTCTTTCTTGAGATGAAAAAACTCTATATCTATTTTGTTATTTTAATTCTTTTCTTAAGTAGCTGTTACCCTGCTCCCAGGAAAAGAATACCCCTTCCTGTTCCTGAGTACTATGTTGACGAAAAAACAGAGAAGACGATAAAGAAAAATCTTAATGAGGTGGAAGAAATTTGCCAGAATAGCGAAAGTCTGGATATTGTGGGAAAGTCTACAATGACGCAATCGGCAAGGCTGATCGACTTAGGTAAGGCAGCTTCACCGGTGTTAGTCAGCGTGATTCAGGATAAGACTAAAAATTGGAAATTCCGGTATTGGGCTTGTGACTTATTAGGCTATATTGAAGATGATAGAAACATCCTTGCACTCATTGCAGTAATTGAAGACTCTGCTGAACAGGAGAAGATAAGGTTTTGCGCTCTTCAGGCTATAGAAGAAATGGCTAATCCAGAAGCTGTCGAGTATTTGGAAGTAGCAGAAGAGATTGTAGAAAACGCAACTTTAAGGGAGGAAATAACGAACGTTATAATAAAATTAGGGATAAGAGAATAGAATTTGAAAATGGATGAACTATTTTGTATCTTTTGATTTAAATTCTGGTTCGATTATTTTTTCCTGGTTTTTGCTCATTATGCAGTTTCCTTCAA includes:
- a CDS encoding HEAT repeat domain-containing protein yields the protein MKKLYIYFVILILFLSSCYPAPRKRIPLPVPEYYVDEKTEKTIKKNLNEVEEICQNSESLDIVGKSTMTQSARLIDLGKAASPVLVSVIQDKTKNWKFRYWACDLLGYIEDDRNILALIAVIEDSAEQEKIRFCALQAIEEMANPEAVEYLEVAEEIVENATLREEITNVIIKLGIRE
- a CDS encoding AEC family transporter; amino-acid sequence: MGTLIEVLLKLVSKVFVFVFIGYLIGKVRARFVKPLIAVVIEGSLYVLIPFFFLLSMWESSADLLIARNVALIAAAVVITCGFMAYLFSTLSGVEFRQICLPIMFMNAIYLPIPINTLFFGKEGMTYSVIYSLIAGLLHFTLGIYLVSRKEHFLEIIKMPMIYAALAGIVLNQARVGIPQAFLHVSLGLKVVALPAMVALVGYQLNFIGLRHLKLVNIGVILRVGGGFLVALILVKLLDFSGPGASVVLVSSAMPSAVLTYIFAKKYKADADFAAGMILVGTLLSLVTIPLIISFLR